From Gouania willdenowi chromosome 18, fGouWil2.1, whole genome shotgun sequence, one genomic window encodes:
- the LOC114480821 gene encoding transmembrane protein 151B — MQTEEETAAAQEPILEEGSGREQQRPVQQSLTSSLCRESHWKCLLLTLLMFGCFATLAWCALCRVPVLGSTSMSLGGDDDAASAAYYNDILHLESPCSSGYVYIPLAFLAMLYVVYLVECWHCFSKTAMLAHAEFQEVYERVQRLQQATPCIWWKAISYHYVRRTRQVTRYRNGDAYTTTQVYHERVNTHASSSEFDYARYGVKDVSKELLDLQLHPAVRLRFTKCFSFSSARAEAAYLTQRARFFGENEGLDDYMEAREGMHLKNVDFREHILAFPDPTRQPWFSRHRVFWLASAFLLSWPLRVVSEYRTAYVHYHVEKLFGEDEDGVGGGGVGGGGSGRGDGVEGGTENGVHSGGMSLGVGLNGASYRAISRVNTVDMTELEWHIRCNQQMVPSYSEALLMDLDLSGGTNPTASTPISGPSCTTPSQGTNPPPLALPVVFNSAYLLQSCPRCRRTTSSSSLPSRLRAPMGTTALLNATVAGIRAAGQGAGGIGGRLVLSRSGFSLGRLGSGRQNTLFHSRSMGGGLGGSREDGGSSGGGGSSSGGGGGGGFLGLGSRQDNEETRGVLEGEGEEEEQQEEVVRRREDGARQGRERDEEAEQDSRGGGEAREGNRERPPSYQDAFFFPVLIIHGEESCHAGDDI, encoded by the exons CAGCGGCCGGTGCAGCAGTCCCTGACCTCCTCCCTGTGCCGGGAGTCCCACTGGAAGTGTCTCCTCCTGACCCTGCTCATGTTCGGCTGTTTTGCAACGCTGGCTTGGTGCGCTCTGTGTCGTGTGCCTGTCCTAGGCTCCACCTCCATGTCTCTGGGCGGCGATGATGATGCAGCCTCTGCGGCCTACTACAACGACATCTTGCATTTGGAGAGCCCGTGCTCCAGTGGTTACGTCTACATCCCACTAGCCTTCCTGGCCATGCTTTATGTGGTTTACCTGGTGGAGTGTTGGCACTGTTTCTCTAAGACCGCCATGTTGGCCCATGCTGAATTTCAG GAGGTGTATGAGCGCGTGCAGAGACTCCAGCAGGCCACGCCCTGCATATGGTGGAAGGCCATAAGCTATCACTACGTTAGGAGGACCAGACAGGTGACGAGGTATCGAAACGGAGATGCATACACAACCACACAG GTTTACCACGAGCGTGTGAACACTCATGCATCAAGTTCAGAGTTTGACTACGCTCGCTACGGTGTGAAAGATGTATCGAAGGAGTTGTTAGACTTGCAGCTGCATCCCGCTGTTCGCCTTCGTTTCACCAAATGTTTCAG cTTCTCTAGTGCACGTGCTGAAGCTGCCTACCTCACCCAG CGTGCACGATTCTTTGGAGAGAATGAAGGTCTGGACGACTACATGGAGGCCAGAGAGGGCATGCACCTGAAGAATGTGGATTTTCGTGAACACATCCTGGCCTTCCCAGATCCAACTCGTCAACCTTGGTTCTCCAGACACAGAGTATTCTGGCTGGCGTCTGCGTTCCTCCTGTCGTGGCCGCTGCGGGTCGTGTCGGAGTATCGCACGGCGTACGTCCACTACCACGTGGAGAAGCTATTTGGGGAGGATGAGGACGGAGTCGGGGGTGGAGGAGTTGGCGGCGGGGGGTCAGGGAGAGGGGACGGAGTCGAGGGTGGGACTGAGAATGGAGTCCATTCCGGAGGAATGAGTCTTGGTGTTGGCCTAAACGGGGCGAGCTACAGAGCTATTTCTCGGGTTAACACGGTGGACATGACGGAGCTGGAGTGGCACATCCGATGTAACCAACAGATGGTTCCCAGCTACTCTGAAGCCCTACTTATGGACTTGGACCTAAGTGGGGGAACAAACCCTACAGCCTCTACACCCATTTCGGGGCCTTCATGCACCACCCCCAGCCAAGGGACCAACCCGCCCCCCTTGGCTCTGCCTGTGGTGTTTAACTCTGCGTACCTGCTGCAGAGCTGCCCTCGGTGTCGGAGGACCACGTCCAGCTCCAGTCTTCCCTCCAGGCTCAGGGCCCCcatgggaaccactgccctgCTGAACGCCACTGTGGCTGGGATTAGGGCGGCAGGGCAAGGAGCGGGAGGCATCGGGGGACGCCTGGTACTCAGCCGCAGCGGCTTCTCTCTTGGGAGACTTGGAAGTGGACGCCAAAATACCCTGTTTCACTCCCGAAGCATGGGAGGAGGACTGGGAGGCAGCAGGGAGGATGGAGGTAGCAGCGGTGGAGggggcagcagcagcggaggaggaggaggaggtggctTCCTGGGTTTAGGTTCAAGACAGGACAATGAGGAGACCAGAGGAGTACTggaaggagaaggagaggaagaggagcagcAGGAAGAAGTTGTGAGAAGAAGGGAGGATGGGGCAAGACAGGGGAGGGAGAGGGACGAGGAGGCGGAGCAAGACAGCAGAGGGGGAGGAGAGGCGAGAGAGGGCAATAGAGAACGTCCTCCGTCCTATCAGGATGCTTTCTTCTTTCCTGTCCTCATCATTCATGGAGAGGAGAGTTGCCACGCCGGAGACGACATCTGA